A section of the Lentisphaerota bacterium genome encodes:
- a CDS encoding alpha-glucosidase/alpha-galactosidase: MPKITFMGAGSTIFAKNVLGDVMLSEALRDAHLALYDIDPVRLRESKTMLDSLNANINQGRATITAHLGVARRRQALKGASYVVNAIQVGGYDPCTITDFEVPKRYGLRQTIADTLGIGGIFRTLRTLPVMLDFAHDMEAVCPDAWLLNYTNPMAMLTGGVLRGSSIRTVGLCHSVQVVVQNLLGALGLEAKYPPHACRSRVAGINHMAWLLKITHKDRDLYPEIKKVAAQKLKVWRKEPDPNKKSWDMVRLEMMLHTGYYITESSEHFSEYLPHFIKAAHPELIGEFRIPLDEYPRRCINQIADWKKRAKELVGNPALTHSRTHEYGSYIMEAMETDRPIHIGGNILNNGLIPNLPPKACVEVPCLVDANGVQGCFVGDLPEVCAAYNRTNINPQMLAIEAVLEGRKDRIYQAAMLDPHTAAELTIDQIRALCDDLIAAHGRWMPTFR; encoded by the coding sequence ATGCCTAAAATCACGTTTATGGGTGCGGGAAGCACCATTTTTGCAAAGAATGTTCTCGGCGATGTCATGCTCAGCGAGGCGCTGCGCGACGCCCACCTCGCCTTATACGACATCGATCCCGTCCGCCTGCGCGAATCGAAGACGATGCTCGACAGCCTCAACGCCAACATCAATCAGGGGCGCGCCACGATCACCGCCCATCTGGGTGTGGCCCGGCGGCGTCAGGCGCTGAAAGGGGCCTCTTATGTGGTCAACGCCATCCAGGTCGGCGGTTACGACCCCTGCACGATCACCGATTTCGAAGTGCCCAAGCGCTATGGTCTGCGTCAGACGATCGCCGACACCCTCGGCATCGGCGGCATCTTCCGCACCTTGCGTACCCTGCCGGTCATGCTCGACTTCGCTCACGACATGGAAGCCGTCTGTCCGGATGCGTGGCTCCTCAACTATACCAACCCGATGGCCATGCTCACCGGCGGTGTGTTGCGGGGGTCTTCCATCCGCACAGTCGGCCTCTGCCATTCCGTGCAAGTCGTCGTCCAGAACCTGTTAGGCGCGCTCGGCCTGGAGGCGAAATATCCTCCGCACGCCTGTCGCTCGCGTGTCGCCGGCATTAATCACATGGCGTGGCTGCTGAAAATCACCCACAAGGATCGGGACCTCTATCCCGAAATCAAAAAGGTGGCCGCGCAGAAGCTCAAAGTCTGGCGGAAGGAACCGGACCCGAACAAGAAATCGTGGGATATGGTCCGGCTCGAAATGATGTTGCACACCGGCTATTACATCACGGAAAGCTCGGAGCATTTTTCGGAGTACCTGCCGCATTTCATCAAGGCGGCGCATCCCGAACTGATCGGCGAGTTCCGCATCCCCCTCGACGAATACCCCCGCCGCTGCATCAACCAGATTGCCGACTGGAAGAAACGAGCCAAAGAGCTGGTGGGCAATCCTGCGCTGACCCACAGTCGCACTCATGAGTATGGGTCGTATATTATGGAGGCCATGGAAACCGACCGCCCAATCCACATCGGCGGAAACATTCTCAACAACGGCCTCATCCCCAATCTCCCCCCCAAGGCCTGCGTCGAGGTCCCCTGTCTGGTTGACGCCAATGGCGTGCAGGGCTGTTTTGTCGGCGACCTCCCCGAAGTGTGCGCCGCCTATAACCGGACGAATATCAACCCCCAGATGCTCGCCATCGAGGCCGTCCTCGAGGGGCGCAAGGATCGCATCTACCAGGCCGCGATGCTCGACCCCCATACGGCGGCCGAACTCACCATCGACCAGATCCGCGCGCTGTGCGACGATCTCATCGCCGCGCATGGCCGCTGGATGCCCACATTCCGCTAA
- a CDS encoding hypoxanthine phosphoribosyltransferase — MTTKIYITADDLLLDSFRLARRILDSGWTPDALVALWRGGTPVGVAVHEFLAYHGIATRHMALKCASYTGIGSRSEPRFEYADPALDSIQPGQRVLIVDDIFDSGCTANAVLRRLAGAQADVRIATVYWKPTHNTTTRTPDYYVHTTTDWVVFPHEIVGLTSAEINQKSPALSQMLGH; from the coding sequence ATGACAACCAAAATCTACATCACTGCCGATGACCTGCTGCTGGACAGCTTCCGGCTGGCGCGGCGAATACTCGATTCCGGCTGGACGCCCGATGCGCTGGTCGCGCTCTGGCGTGGCGGAACGCCCGTGGGCGTCGCCGTGCATGAGTTTTTGGCCTACCACGGGATCGCCACCCGCCACATGGCGCTGAAGTGCGCCTCGTATACCGGCATTGGCAGCCGCAGCGAGCCGCGCTTCGAATATGCGGATCCCGCGCTGGATTCGATCCAGCCGGGACAGCGCGTGTTGATCGTGGACGACATTTTTGACAGCGGATGCACCGCCAACGCCGTGCTGCGCCGTCTCGCTGGCGCCCAAGCCGACGTCCGCATCGCCACCGTCTATTGGAAGCCCACTCACAACACCACGACGCGGACGCCCGATTACTACGTCCACACCACCACGGACTGGGTGGTCTTTCCTCACGAGATCGTCGGCCTCACATCCGCAGAAATTAATCAGAAATCACCGGCTCTGAGCCAGATGCTCGGCCACTAA
- the nadA gene encoding quinolinate synthase NadA: protein MDTLPQRISELKRRRNAVILAHNYQPDEIQAIADFTGDSLELSRACAQIESDVIVFCGVWFMAETAAILNPGKTVLIPDPAAGCPMADMLTGEQLRTFKAEHPGAKVVCYVNSTAEVKAESDICCTSANALAVVRSLGDAEVIFVPDRHLGGYTAEKLGKPLILWPGFCPTHQRIAVAEIAALRAAHPGAPVLVHPECAKPVRDAADHVLSTGQMCRHVTRAAERVFIIGTEMGILYRLRTENPDKVFLPVNDRLLCPNMKKISLEKVLWSLEDLQHRVTVEAAISARARQAIEAMLKLE, encoded by the coding sequence ATGGACACGCTTCCACAGCGCATCAGCGAGCTGAAGCGGCGGCGAAACGCCGTGATCCTCGCGCACAATTATCAGCCGGATGAGATCCAGGCGATCGCCGATTTCACCGGCGACTCGCTGGAGCTGTCCCGCGCGTGCGCGCAGATCGAGTCTGATGTGATCGTGTTCTGCGGTGTCTGGTTCATGGCGGAGACCGCCGCCATCCTGAACCCCGGCAAGACGGTTCTGATCCCGGACCCCGCGGCCGGCTGCCCCATGGCCGACATGCTCACGGGCGAACAGTTGCGAACCTTCAAGGCGGAGCATCCGGGCGCGAAGGTGGTCTGTTATGTGAACAGCACAGCCGAGGTCAAGGCCGAGAGCGACATCTGCTGCACCTCGGCGAATGCGCTGGCCGTGGTGCGCTCGCTCGGCGATGCCGAGGTGATCTTCGTCCCTGATCGCCACCTCGGCGGCTACACCGCCGAAAAGCTCGGCAAGCCGCTGATTCTGTGGCCGGGATTCTGTCCGACCCACCAGCGCATCGCCGTCGCCGAGATCGCCGCTTTGCGCGCCGCCCATCCCGGCGCGCCGGTGCTGGTCCATCCCGAGTGTGCCAAGCCGGTGCGGGACGCCGCCGATCACGTCCTGTCGACCGGACAGATGTGCCGCCACGTGACGCGCGCAGCCGAGCGGGTGTTCATCATCGGAACCGAGATGGGCATCCTCTACCGCCTCCGCACCGAAAATCCGGACAAAGTTTTCCTCCCGGTCAACGACCGGCTGCTGTGCCCCAACATGAAGAAGATCTCTTTGGAGAAGGTGCTGTGGTCGCTGGAAGACCTCCAGCACCGCGTCACCGTCGAGGCGGCGATATCCGCCCGCGCCCGCCAGGCGATCGAGGCGATGCTGAAACTGGAATGA
- a CDS encoding glycoside hydrolase, with protein sequence MNTMTALTHIPLLPRPRVVRPFEGACRRPASGVQAPVADWPSAEIRHDDRLPPQSYRLRITPQGVCLTSGDAAGAFYARMTLRQLARLCPEAIPCGEIEDSPDILIRGVMLDISRDKVPTLDTLFMLVDMLAEWKVNHLQLYMEHTFAYRNHREVWAASSPLTAEEVRTLDAYCRERFIELAPNQNTFGHFERWLKHPRYRPLAECPDGFQTKQGTWRSPTTLDPTNPDSLALIAELYVELLPNFTSRRLHIGCDETWELGEGRSRPEVERRGLGPVYFDHLSKIKRLAQAHGCTPHYWGDMVWNHFGDQLDRLDREMVHVDWGYYRAYPYRDHGAKLAAAGLPFWFAPGTSTWCTLTGCNEAGIGSNRSAVQAGLEFGASGILNTDWGDGGHWQTLPVSFIGFAAGAAIAWHEAGNSDEAIRAALDPHVFRDAAGVMGQAAYDLADTWTHVSENATAAHILDQILHEGFSCVLPRNVTRATLEAADTHLETTLDRMRHARMDRPDAALIVDEFSHNVNMARAACQMGLLLLANDTGPTALARLAPAFETIVSEHRRVWLARNRPGGLSDSLRVLEDRLALIRSR encoded by the coding sequence ATGAACACCATGACTGCTCTGACCCACATTCCCCTCCTCCCGCGTCCCCGGGTTGTGCGCCCGTTCGAGGGCGCGTGCCGCCGGCCCGCCTCAGGCGTTCAAGCCCCGGTGGCCGACTGGCCCTCCGCAGAGATTCGTCACGATGACCGCCTCCCTCCGCAGTCCTACCGGCTGCGCATCACCCCCCAGGGCGTCTGCCTCACATCGGGAGATGCCGCGGGCGCGTTCTATGCCCGCATGACCCTGCGCCAGTTGGCGCGGCTGTGTCCCGAAGCCATCCCATGTGGCGAGATCGAGGATTCGCCGGATATCTTGATTCGCGGAGTCATGCTCGACATCAGCCGCGACAAAGTGCCGACGCTTGACACACTCTTCATGCTCGTGGACATGCTGGCCGAGTGGAAGGTCAACCACCTGCAACTCTACATGGAGCACACGTTCGCCTACCGCAACCATCGCGAGGTGTGGGCTGCGTCCTCGCCCCTGACCGCCGAGGAGGTGCGCACGCTCGACGCCTATTGCCGCGAGCGGTTTATCGAGTTGGCGCCCAACCAGAACACCTTCGGCCATTTTGAGCGTTGGCTCAAGCATCCGCGTTACCGGCCGCTGGCCGAATGTCCGGACGGCTTTCAGACGAAACAGGGCACGTGGCGGAGTCCGACAACGCTCGACCCGACCAACCCCGACTCGCTCGCGCTCATCGCCGAACTTTATGTCGAATTGCTCCCGAATTTCACCAGCCGGCGCCTGCACATTGGCTGTGACGAGACGTGGGAGCTGGGCGAAGGCCGCAGCCGCCCGGAGGTCGAACGGCGGGGTCTGGGGCCCGTCTATTTTGATCATCTCTCGAAAATCAAGCGCCTGGCGCAAGCCCACGGCTGCACCCCGCATTACTGGGGCGACATGGTCTGGAACCATTTTGGCGACCAGCTGGATCGGCTGGATCGCGAGATGGTTCACGTGGACTGGGGCTATTACCGCGCTTATCCCTACCGCGACCACGGGGCCAAACTGGCTGCGGCGGGACTCCCCTTCTGGTTTGCGCCCGGCACCTCCACCTGGTGTACGCTCACGGGCTGCAACGAGGCTGGCATCGGCAGCAACCGCTCCGCCGTCCAGGCTGGCCTGGAGTTCGGCGCATCGGGTATCCTGAACACCGACTGGGGCGACGGCGGCCATTGGCAGACCCTGCCCGTGAGCTTCATCGGCTTTGCCGCGGGTGCGGCCATCGCCTGGCATGAGGCCGGCAATTCAGACGAGGCGATCCGAGCGGCGCTCGACCCGCATGTCTTCCGCGACGCGGCGGGTGTCATGGGCCAGGCGGCCTATGACCTGGCCGACACCTGGACCCATGTCTCCGAGAATGCCACGGCTGCCCACATTCTCGACCAGATTCTCCATGAGGGCTTTTCCTGCGTGCTCCCCCGGAATGTCACCCGTGCAACCCTGGAGGCGGCAGACACCCACCTCGAGACGACGCTGGACCGGATGCGCCACGCGCGCATGGACCGGCCGGATGCGGCCTTGATCGTGGATGAATTTTCGCACAATGTGAACATGGCGCGGGCGGCCTGCCAGATGGGGCTGCTGCTGCTGGCGAATGATACGGGGCCGACCGCCCTCGCCCGCCTCGCTCCCGCTTTCGAGACGATCGTTTCGGAACATCGCCGCGTCTGGCTCGCCCGCAATCGCCCCGGCGGGCTTTCGGACAGCCTGCGCGTGCTGGAAGATCGATTGGCCTTGATACGTTCACGTTGA